The Nocardioides campestrisoli genome includes a window with the following:
- the zwf gene encoding glucose-6-phosphate dehydrogenase, with product MSPVRRNPLRDPQDRRLPRIAGPCSMVLFGVTGDLSRKKIMPAVYDLANRGLLPPGFSLVGFARREWEDQDFAEIVRDSVKAHARTEFRQEVWDQLAAGCRFVQGEFDDDDAFATLRDTLEALDEERGTGGNHAFYLAIPPSLFADVVHQLKRHGLAENPDSWRRVVVEKPFGHDLTSARELNDILAGVFPSGSVFRIDHYLGKETVQNVLAMRFANTMFEPLWNSHYVDHVQITMAEDIGIGGRAGYYDGIGAARDVIQNHLLQLMALVAMEEPASFEADQLRIEKEKVLSAVVLPRSLTRSTARGQYAEGWAGGEKVRGYLQEDAIPADSTTETYAAITLHVDNRRWAGVPFYLRTGKRLGRRVTEVAVVFKQAPHLPFGEHSTEQLTQNAMVIRVQPDEGLTVRFGSKVPGTSMEIRDVSMDFVYGGAFTESSPEAYERLILDVLLGDPPLFPRHEEVELSWKILDPILEHWAGQGAPEPYEAGTWGPESATEMLARDGRTWRRP from the coding sequence ATGAGCCCGGTCCGGCGCAACCCCCTGCGCGACCCGCAGGACCGGCGGCTGCCGCGGATCGCCGGTCCGTGCAGCATGGTGCTGTTCGGCGTCACCGGCGACCTGTCGCGCAAGAAGATCATGCCGGCCGTCTACGACCTGGCCAACCGCGGCCTGCTCCCCCCGGGGTTCAGCCTGGTCGGCTTCGCCCGGCGCGAGTGGGAGGACCAGGACTTCGCCGAGATCGTCCGCGACTCGGTCAAGGCCCACGCCCGCACCGAGTTCCGCCAGGAGGTCTGGGACCAGCTGGCGGCGGGGTGCCGGTTCGTGCAGGGCGAGTTCGACGACGACGACGCCTTCGCCACCCTGCGCGACACCCTGGAGGCGCTGGACGAGGAGCGGGGCACCGGCGGCAACCACGCCTTCTACCTGGCGATCCCGCCGAGCCTGTTCGCCGACGTGGTCCACCAGCTGAAGCGGCACGGGCTCGCGGAGAATCCCGACTCCTGGCGACGGGTGGTGGTGGAGAAGCCGTTCGGCCACGACCTGACGTCGGCGCGTGAGCTCAACGACATCCTGGCCGGGGTCTTCCCGTCGGGCTCGGTCTTCCGGATCGACCACTACCTCGGCAAGGAGACCGTGCAGAACGTGCTGGCGATGCGGTTCGCCAACACCATGTTCGAGCCGCTGTGGAACTCCCACTACGTCGACCACGTCCAGATCACCATGGCCGAGGACATCGGCATCGGCGGCCGGGCCGGCTACTACGACGGCATCGGCGCCGCCCGCGACGTCATCCAGAACCACCTGCTCCAGCTGATGGCGCTGGTGGCGATGGAGGAGCCCGCCTCCTTCGAGGCCGACCAGCTGCGGATCGAGAAGGAGAAGGTGCTCTCCGCGGTGGTGCTGCCCAGGTCGTTGACCCGCTCCACTGCCCGCGGGCAGTACGCCGAGGGCTGGGCCGGCGGGGAGAAGGTCCGCGGCTACCTCCAGGAGGACGCCATCCCGGCCGACTCGACCACCGAGACGTACGCCGCGATCACCCTGCACGTGGACAACCGGCGCTGGGCCGGCGTGCCCTTCTACCTGAGGACCGGGAAGCGGCTGGGACGCCGGGTCACCGAGGTGGCCGTGGTCTTCAAGCAGGCCCCGCACCTCCCGTTCGGCGAGCACTCCACCGAGCAGCTCACCCAGAACGCCATGGTCATCCGGGTGCAGCCGGACGAGGGCCTGACGGTCCGGTTCGGCTCGAAGGTGCCAGGGACGTCGATGGAGATCAGGGACGTCTCGATGGACTTCGTCTACGGCGGCGCGTTCACCGAGTCGTCCCCCGAGGCCTACGAGCGGCTCATCCTCGACGTGCTGCTCGGCGACCCGCCGCTCTTCCCCCGGCACGAGGAGGTCGAGCTCTCCTGGAAGATCCTCGACCCGATCCTCGAGCACTGGGCCGGTCAGGGCGCCCCCGAGCCCTACGAGGCCGGGACCTGGGGGCCGGAGTCCGCGACCGAGATGCTGGCCCGCGACGGACGTACCTGGAGGAGACCGTGA
- a CDS encoding glucose-6-phosphate isomerase yields the protein MSAVTGDDQVTVDVELNHPEAFDAVLGDLVAGRVASRLAVRDPGLWGPDAEEEAAKRLAWVDLASASRPLVPEVTALRDELRSRGLDRVVLCGMGGSSLAPEVICAWAGVDLVVLDSSDPDVVRRAVETEVARTVVVVSSKSGGTVETDSQKRAFEKAFADAGIAPAERIVVVTDPGSPLDEAATAAGYRVFRADPDVGGRFSALSAFGLVPSGLAGADLDALLDQAEALRPALGHDDPANPALRLGALLGLTATRGVDKLVLADAGSAYPGLGDWIEQLVAESTGKHGVGILPVVVESLDAPNADPATEDSLLVAYGPGPAPAAASGWSARLDGPLGAQLLLWEFATAVAGGVLGINPFDQPDVESAKAAARTMLEGGGESVTPLFEDGAVTVFASPGWLPEGTSTVRDAVAALLDRMDAEHGYLAVQAYLDRSRDSALEDVRPALARRTGRPVTFGWGPRFLHSTGQYHKGGPATGLFLQVTSQPEADLAVPDRPFTFHEFLLAQAVGDGQVLAEKGRPVLRLHLGAPADLAAVADLLAGR from the coding sequence ATGAGCGCGGTGACGGGGGACGACCAGGTCACGGTGGACGTGGAGCTCAACCACCCGGAGGCGTTCGACGCGGTGCTCGGCGACCTGGTCGCCGGCCGCGTGGCCAGCCGGCTGGCCGTCCGCGACCCCGGGCTGTGGGGACCGGACGCCGAGGAGGAGGCGGCCAAACGGCTGGCCTGGGTCGACCTGGCCTCGGCCTCGCGCCCGCTGGTACCGGAGGTGACCGCGCTGCGCGACGAGCTGCGGTCGCGCGGGCTGGACCGGGTCGTGCTCTGCGGCATGGGCGGCTCCTCGCTCGCGCCCGAGGTGATCTGCGCGTGGGCGGGCGTCGACCTCGTGGTGCTCGACTCCTCGGACCCCGACGTCGTACGCCGGGCCGTCGAGACCGAGGTGGCCCGGACCGTGGTGGTGGTCAGCTCCAAGTCCGGCGGCACCGTGGAGACCGACAGCCAGAAGCGTGCCTTCGAGAAGGCCTTCGCCGACGCGGGCATCGCGCCGGCCGAGCGGATCGTGGTCGTCACCGATCCCGGCTCGCCCCTGGACGAGGCAGCCACCGCGGCCGGCTACCGGGTGTTCCGCGCCGACCCCGACGTGGGGGGCCGCTTCTCCGCCCTGAGCGCCTTCGGCCTGGTCCCCAGCGGCCTGGCCGGGGCGGACCTCGACGCGCTCCTGGACCAGGCCGAGGCGCTGCGCCCTGCCCTCGGGCACGACGACCCGGCCAACCCCGCGCTGCGGCTCGGTGCGTTGCTCGGCCTGACCGCGACCCGCGGGGTGGACAAGCTGGTGCTCGCGGACGCGGGCTCGGCGTACCCCGGCCTGGGCGACTGGATCGAGCAGCTGGTCGCCGAGTCGACCGGCAAGCACGGCGTCGGGATCCTCCCGGTCGTGGTGGAGAGCCTCGACGCACCCAATGCCGACCCGGCGACCGAGGACTCCCTCCTGGTCGCCTACGGCCCCGGCCCGGCTCCCGCCGCCGCGTCGGGCTGGTCGGCCCGCCTCGACGGGCCGCTGGGTGCCCAGCTGCTGCTCTGGGAGTTCGCCACGGCCGTCGCGGGCGGCGTCCTGGGGATCAACCCGTTCGACCAGCCCGACGTGGAGAGCGCGAAGGCCGCAGCACGGACGATGCTGGAGGGCGGCGGAGAGTCCGTGACGCCGCTGTTCGAGGACGGGGCGGTCACCGTCTTCGCCTCGCCTGGCTGGCTCCCGGAGGGCACCTCGACGGTCCGCGACGCGGTCGCGGCCCTGCTGGACCGGATGGACGCCGAGCACGGCTACCTGGCGGTGCAGGCCTATCTGGACCGTTCCCGTGACTCCGCGCTCGAGGACGTCAGGCCCGCGCTCGCCCGGCGGACCGGACGCCCGGTCACCTTCGGCTGGGGGCCGCGCTTCCTGCACTCCACCGGTCAGTACCACAAGGGCGGCCCCGCAACCGGCCTCTTCCTGCAGGTGACGAGCCAGCCGGAGGCCGACCTGGCCGTGCCGGACCGGCCCTTCACCTTCCACGAGTTCCTGCTCGCCCAGGCGGTCGGGGACGGTCAGGTCCTCGCGGAGAAGGGCCGTCCGGTGCTCCGGCTCCACCTGGGGGCGCCGGCCGACCTGGCGGCGGTCGCCGACCTGCTAGCCGGCCGATGA